The sequence CAACCAGGTCGGCAAGACCCCCGAGCTGACCCAGGCGCTGCTCGACAAGGCCGCGAAGGTCCCGGGCGCCGCCTCCGCGACCGGTGTCGTCACCGGCTTCACCGCGATCGCCGACAAGGACGGCAAGCTGGTCGGCGGCGACTGGCAGTCCGAGGGCGGCAACTACTCGGGCACCAAGGACGCCCGCTACCCGCTGACGAGCGGGCACGCCCCGCGCGGCAAGGACGAGGTGCTGATCGACTCCAAGACCGCCGAGCGCGCCGGCTACAAGGTCGGCGACACGGTGCGCCTGTCCGTCGACGGCCCGGTCCTCACCCCGCGCATCAGCGGCATCTTCACCACCGACGACGGCAACGTGGCCGCCGGTGGCAGCCTCGCCCTGTTCGACACGCCGACCGCGCAGAAGCTGTTCGGCAAGAAGGGCGCGTACGACGAGATCGACGTCCAGGCGGCGGCGGGAACCAGCCAGGCCGCGCTCAAGTCCACGCTGGACAAGGCTTTGCCTTCGCACCTGGTGGAGACCACCACCGGCAAGCGGCTCGCCGACGAACAGGCGCAGATGATCTCCGCCTCGATGAGCGGTCTGAAGCAGGCCCTGCTGGTGTTCGCCGGCATCGCCCTGTTCGTCGGCACGTTCATCATCGCCAACACCTTCACCATGCTGGTCGCCCAGCGCACCAAGGAACTGGCCCTGCTGCGGGCGGTCGGCGCCTCCCGCCGGCAGGTCACCCGCTCGGTGCTGATCGAGGCGTTCGTGGTCGGCACGGTCGCCGGTGTGACCGGTCTGGTCGCCGGCATCGGCATCGGCGCGGGGCTGCGGAGCCTGATGGGCTCCTTCGGCGCGGCCATGCCGGACGGACCGCTGGTGATCACGCCGGGCACCGTGGTGTCCGCGCTCGCCGTCGGCATCGTCATCACCGTGCTGGCCGCCTGGCTGCCGGGCCGCCGGGCCGCGAAGATCCCGCCGGTGGCGGCGATGAGCAGCGTGCACGCCAAGGCGACCACCAAGTCGCTGGTGCTGCGCAACACGCTCGGCGCACTGTTCTCGGCGGCCGGCATCGCGGTGGTCCTCTCGGCCACGACGATGGACACGGACTCCGCCCAGGGCCCCATGGGTCTCGGTGCCGTCCTGCTCATCATCGGCGTGTTCATCCTGACCCCGCTGCTGTCCCGCCCGCTGATCGCGGCCGCCTCCCCGGTGCTGCGCCTCTTCGGTGTCTCGGGCAAGCTGGCCCGCCAGAACTCGGTGCGCAACCCGCGCCGTACGGCGGCCACGGCCTCCGCGCTGATGATCGGCCTGACCCTGATCACCGGGATGACGGTGATGGCGGGCAGCCTGCAGACGGCGATCGACAAGATGGCCAGCTCGGCGGTCCGCGCGGACTACATCGTCTCGATGGCCAACCGCTCGCCGCTCTCCCCCAAGGTGGCACAGCAGATCGCCGCCACCGACGGGGTCACCGCCAGCAGCCCGCTACGCGACGCGGAGTCCCGCATCGACGGCCGGACCGAGTTCCTGACCGGCGTCAACGGCTCGGTGATCGGCGAGCTGACGGACCTCAAGGTGCAGGACGGCACGTTCAAGGTCGACGGCACGCACGTCGTCGTGGACAAGGACCGCGCCAAGGACTACGGCTGGCGGGCCGGTTCCCAGTTCACCGCGCACTACGCGGACGGCAAGGCGCAGAAGCTGACGGTCGCCGGGATCTACGAGGGCAACGACCTGCTCAACGGGATCATCGTCGACAACAAGGACGTCACCCCGCACCTGAAGGACCCGGCCGACATGCAGGTCATGGTCAAGACGGCGGACGGCGCCTCCGACGCGGTCAAGACGAAGCTGGAGAAGGCACTCGGTACCAACCCGGCGATCAAGGTCCAGGACAAGCAGGACATCTCCAACGGCATCGCGAAGATGTTCACGACGATGCTGAACATGCTCTACGGCCTGCTCGGCATGGCGGTGATCGTCGCGGTCCTCGGCGTCATCAACACCCTGGCCATGTCGGTCTTCGAGCGCTCCCAGGAGATCGGGATGCTCCGTGCGATCGGCCTGGACCGCAAGGCGATCAAGCGGATGGTCCGCCTGGAGTCCTTGGTGATCTCCCTGTTCGGCGGCGTGCTCGGCATCGGCCTGGGCGTGTTCTTCGGCTGGGCGGCCGGTGAGCTGCTGGGGACGAAGATGCCGACGTACGAACTGGTGCTGCCCTGGGGCCGGATGACGGTCTTCCTGCTGCTGGCGGCGGCGGTCGGCGTGCTGGCCGCCCTGTGGCCGGCCCGGCGCGCGGCCCGGCTGAACATGCTGGCGGCGATCAAGGCCGAGTAGCACCACGGCGCCGAGGGGCCCCGCTCTGCCGACGCGGAGCGGGGCCCTTGCCGTGTCAGCCGTGCCAGGTGCGGGTGCGCAGCGGCAGACCGGAGGCGCCGGACTCGGGAGTGCGGACGGCCAGGACCTGGTTGACGCCGATGCGGTTGCGTTCGAAGGCGAGCGCGCAGGCGGCCATGTACAGGC is a genomic window of Streptomyces griseochromogenes containing:
- a CDS encoding ABC transporter permease: MFRTALRNVLAHKARLLMTVLAVMLGVAFVSGTLVFTNTISDAYQKSSAKGFDHVDVAVRAKYQDSKGNQVGKTPELTQALLDKAAKVPGAASATGVVTGFTAIADKDGKLVGGDWQSEGGNYSGTKDARYPLTSGHAPRGKDEVLIDSKTAERAGYKVGDTVRLSVDGPVLTPRISGIFTTDDGNVAAGGSLALFDTPTAQKLFGKKGAYDEIDVQAAAGTSQAALKSTLDKALPSHLVETTTGKRLADEQAQMISASMSGLKQALLVFAGIALFVGTFIIANTFTMLVAQRTKELALLRAVGASRRQVTRSVLIEAFVVGTVAGVTGLVAGIGIGAGLRSLMGSFGAAMPDGPLVITPGTVVSALAVGIVITVLAAWLPGRRAAKIPPVAAMSSVHAKATTKSLVLRNTLGALFSAAGIAVVLSATTMDTDSAQGPMGLGAVLLIIGVFILTPLLSRPLIAAASPVLRLFGVSGKLARQNSVRNPRRTAATASALMIGLTLITGMTVMAGSLQTAIDKMASSAVRADYIVSMANRSPLSPKVAQQIAATDGVTASSPLRDAESRIDGRTEFLTGVNGSVIGELTDLKVQDGTFKVDGTHVVVDKDRAKDYGWRAGSQFTAHYADGKAQKLTVAGIYEGNDLLNGIIVDNKDVTPHLKDPADMQVMVKTADGASDAVKTKLEKALGTNPAIKVQDKQDISNGIAKMFTTMLNMLYGLLGMAVIVAVLGVINTLAMSVFERSQEIGMLRAIGLDRKAIKRMVRLESLVISLFGGVLGIGLGVFFGWAAGELLGTKMPTYELVLPWGRMTVFLLLAAAVGVLAALWPARRAARLNMLAAIKAE